From one Lycium ferocissimum isolate CSIRO_LF1 chromosome 7, AGI_CSIRO_Lferr_CH_V1, whole genome shotgun sequence genomic stretch:
- the LOC132063566 gene encoding cell division cycle protein 27 homolog B: protein MEGILSECVQTSLRQFMHRNAIFMCERLCAQFPSEKNMQLLAECYLQNQQAYAAYHVLKGKSMAESRYLFALSCYQMGLLTEAETALNEPSAAEVPNGAAGHYLLGLIYRYTDRRNRSIQHFNQALLLDPLLWAAYEELCILGAAQEAAAVFGEASSLSIQKQHLYQSQNIQASTDDQNVASRNIVSDDISPRQSKHTHSNNLRESNGTAAVQSLGGASTNMSFYNTPSPMASQLSGVVPPPVCRNFQQNGTNASMAGAADSSPRSTVNSTIQAPPRRKFVDEGKLRKISGRLFSDSGPRRNSRLAGESTGNTNSNVSAASKYHGNSKPSSMTLRSMTSRKSQSWASENYAEGVRNDISDDSQLNSHPSGDARPLEQEGSGASILSGASDILALFRILGEGYRLSCLYRCQDALDVYDKLPHKHYQTGWVLSQIGRAYFEMVDYLEADHAFGLARLASPYSLEGMDVYSTVLYHLKEDMKLSYLAQELVSTDRLAPQSWCAMGNCYSLQKDHETALKNFQRAVQLNPRFAYGHTLCGHEYVALEDFENAIKSYQSALRVDARHYNAWYGLGMIYLRQEKFEFSEHHFRMALGINPHSSVIMSYLGTALHALKKNEEALEVMELAIVADKKNPLPMYQKANILVSMESFDAALQVLEELKEHAPRESSVYALMGRIYKRHNMYDKAMLHFGVALDLKPSAIDVATIKAAIEKLHVPDDLL, encoded by the exons ATGGAAGGTATACTAAGTGAGTGCGTACAAACCAGCTTGCGGCAATTTATGCATCGCAACGCCATTTTTATGTGCGAACGCCTCTGTGCCCAGTTCCCCTCTGAG AAAAATATGCAGCTTTTAGCTGAGTGCTACCTGCAGAACCAACAGGCTTATGCTGCATACCATGTTCTGAAGGGGAAAAGTATGGCTGAATCTCGCTACTTGTTTGCACTATCATGCTATCAGATGGGTCTTCTCACTGAAGCTGAGACAGCACTTAATGAGCCATCAGCTGCAGAGGTTCCAAACGGTGCAGCTGGGCATTACCTTCTTGGTCTTATTTACCGGTATACTGATAGAAGAAATCGTTCCATCCAGCATTTCAATCAGGCCTTGTTATTGGATCCATTGCTATGGGCTGCATATGAGGAGTTGTGTATACTAGGTGCTGCACAAGAAGCAGCTGCAGTTTTCGGGGAAGCATCTTCCCTCTCCATTCAAAAACAACACTTGTACCAATCCCAAAATATACAAGCATCTACTGATGATCAGAATGTAGCTTCTAGGAATATTGTCTCGGACGACATCAGCCCTAGGCAGTCAAAGCATACACATAGCAATAATCTTCGAGAAAGTAATGGAACAGCTGCTGTCCAGAGTTTAGGTGGGGCTTCTACTAACATGTCATTCTACAACACTCCCTCACCAATGGCTTCACAGTTGTCCGGAGTTGTTCCTCCTCCAGTTTGTAGAAATTTTCAGCAAAATGGAACTAATGCATCTATGGCTGGTGCTGCTGATAGTTCGCCACGATCAACTGTCAATTCAACCATTCAGGCTCCCCCTCGGAGAAAGTTTGTTGATGAGGGAAAGTTGAGAAAGATATCTGGGAGGTTATTTTCTGATTCTGGCCCTCGACGAAATTCAAGGCTTGCTGGAGAATCTACTGGAAACACAAATTCAAATGTATCTGCAGCTTCCAAATATCATGGTAATTCGAAGCCGAGCTCAATGACTTTACGTTCCATGACAAGTCGAAAGTCACAATCTTGGGCTTCCGAAAACTATGCTGAAGGGGTTCGGAATGACATTTCTGATGATTCTCAGCTGAATTCACACCCTTCTGGAGATGCTAGACCTCTTGAACAAGAAGGGTCCGGAGCTTCTATCCTCTCAGGTGCTTCAGACATATTGGCCCTTTTCAGGATTCTCGGGGAAGGTTACAGACTTTCTTGTCTATATAGATGCCAGGATGCACTAGATGTTTATGACAAACTCCCACACAAGCATTATCAGACTGGATGGGTTCTTTCCCAGATTGGAAGAGCATACTTTGAAATGGTTGATTACCTAGAAGCAGATCATGCGTTTGGCCTTGCTCGTCTGGCCTCACCTTACAGTTTAGAAGGGATGGATGTGTACTCGACAGTGTTGTATCATCTCAAGGAGGACATGAAGTTGAGTTATCTGGCTCAGGAGCTGGTATCAACTGATAGATTAGCTCCTCAATCTTGGTGTGCTATGGGGAATTGCTATAGTTTACAGAAAGACCATGAAACTGCTCTTAAAAACTTTCAACGAGCTGTACAACTAAATCCTAGATTTGCATACGGGCACACTCTTTGTGGTCATGAATATGTTGCTTTAGAAGATTTTGAAAATGCTATCAAGAGCTATCAAAGTGCACTTCGCGTGGATGCCAGGCATTACAATGCGTGGTATGGGCTTGGAATGATCTATCTCCGCCAAGAGAAGTTTGAATTTTCAGAGCATCACTTTCGCATGGCTTTGGGTATAAATCCACATTCTTCTGTTATCATGTCCTATCTTGGCACTGCACTACACGCTCTGAAGAAAAACGAGGAGGCATTGGAAGTGATGGAGCTGGCTATCGTAGCAGACAAGAAAAATCCTCTTCCAATGTATCAGAAGGCTAACATCCTTGTGAGTATGGAAAGTTTTGATGCCGCTTTACAGGTCTTAGAGGAACTTAAAGAGCATGCTCCTCGTGAGAGCAGCGTCTATGCTTTGATGGGTAGGATTTACAAGAGGCATAATATGTACGACAAAGCCATGCTTCATTTTGGAGTAGCGTTAGATTTAAAACCATCCGCAATTGATGTTGCAACCATTAAGGCTGCCATCGAGAAGTTGCATGTACCAGATGATCTGTTGTAA
- the LOC132063567 gene encoding protein HASTY 1 isoform X1: protein MEEHGVTNNVARAIMAALDWNSSPDARKAAYAYLESIKAGDVRVLASTSFVLVRKDWSSEIRLQAYKMLQHLVRLRWDELNPDERRNFASVAVDLMSEITNSSEEWALKSQTSALVAEIVRREGLSLWQELFPSLVSLSNKGPAQAELVSMMLRWLPEDITVHNEDLEGDRRRLLLRGLTDSLPEIFPLLYSLLERHFGAALTEAGRQQLEVARQHAAAVTATLNAVNAYAEWAPLLDLAKHGIIHGCGILLSSPDFRLHACEFFKLVSLRKRPTDAAVEFDSAMSNIFQILMKVAGDFLQKSDSGAVIDENEFEFAECICESMVALGSSNLQCIAGDNSVLSFYIQQMLGFFNHHKLALHYQSLLFWLTLMRDLLSKPKIVGSGENSATNSAVGSGHDTEKNKLLAFVNDEICSSILDISFQRLLKKEKINPGTSLSVGTLELWSDDFEGKGDFGQYRSRLLELIRFVAAAKPMVAATKVCERSMDIIKSLFLVPYPAQELVILESMQLALENVVNAVFDGSSETVRNSSEVQQSLCRMFEGLLQQLLSLKWTEPELVVVLGHYLDALGPFLKYNPDVVGSVINKLFELLTSQPFVVKDPATSTSRHARLQICTSFIRIAKAADQSILPHMKGIADTMAFLQKEGRLLRGEHNLLGEAFLIMASAAGVQQQLEVLAWLLEPLSKQWTQLDWQDAYLSDPTGLIRLCADTPFMWSLFHTVTFFEKALKRSGLRKGNTSIQTMPKSDNLHPMASHVSWMLPPLLKLLRAIHSLWSPSVSQALPGEIKAAMAMSDVERASLFRGGNVKLPKGTLSFTDGSPLDMTREGYVEPNEADIRNWLKGIRDSGYNVLGLSATIGDSLFKCLDSQSVALALMENIQHMEFRHLRLLVHLSLIPLIKNCPSDMWEAWLEKLLHPLLVHSQQALSCSWSSLLQEGRAKVPDLHGIVDGSDLKVEVMEEKLLRDLTRETCSILSVFASPILNAGLPSLEPSGHVNRVDESSLKDLAAFATSSMVGFVLMHKSLALPALQISLEALRWTDGEAVTKVSSFCGAVILLAISTTNMELQDFVCKDLFPAIIQALALESNAFISADLVALCREIFIYLADRHPAPRQILLSLPCITSQDLLAFEEALTKTASPKEQKQHMKSLLLLATGNKLKALAAQKSVNVITNVSTKPRNVSPALESKTDEGDAIGLAGIA from the exons ATGGAGGAACATGGTGTAACAAACAATGTAGCTCGTGCTATAATGGCTGCCCTTGATTGGAACTCTTCTCCTGATGCTCGTAAAGCTGCTTATGCCTATTTAGAATCT ATAAAAGCAGGGGATGTACGTGTCTTGGCAAGCACATCATTTGTTTTAGTAAGGAAAGATTGGTCTTCAGAAATACGACTACAAGCCTACAAGATGCTCCAG CATTTGGTGCGGTTGCGATGGGATGAATTAAACCCTGACGAGCGAAGGAATTTTGCAAGTGTAGCTGTTGATTTGATGTCTGAAATTACTAATTCCAGTGAAGAGTGGGCTTTGAAAAGTCAGACATCAGCTCTTGTTGCTGAG ATAGTTAGGAGAGAAGGCTTAAGTTTGTGGCAGGAGCTTTTTCCATCTTTAGTATCTCTTTCTAACAAGGGTCCTGCACAA GCAGAACTGGTCTCAATGATGCTAAGGTGGCTTCCTGAAGATATAACTGTCCATAATGAAGATTTGGAAG GTGATCGCCGTAGGCTATTATTACGTGGACTTACCGACTCTTTGCCTGAGATTTTTCCCTTACTATACAGT TTACTAGAAAGGCACTTTGGAGCTGCACTAACTGAAGCAGGAAGACAACAATTAGAAGTTGCAAGACAGCATGCAGCAGCTGTAACTGCCACTCTAAATGCTGTTAATGCATATGCTGAATGGGCTCCCTTGCTAGATCTTGCAAAACATGGAATAATACATGG ATGTGGAATCTTGCTCTCCTCTCCGGATTTTCGTCTTCATGCATGCGAGTTCTTCAAGCTTGTCTCCCTGAG GAAAAGACCAACTGATGCTGCTGTTGAATTTGATTCTGCAATGAGTAacatttttcagattttgatGAAAGTTGCTGGAGACTTCTTGCAAAAATCTGACTCTGGTGCAGTCATCGATGAGAACGAATTTGAGTTTGCTGAGTGCATATGTGAGAGCATGGTTGCTCTGGGTTCTTCAAACTTGCAATGTATTGCTGGTGATAATTCAGTTCTATCATTTTACATTCAACAG ATGCTCGGATTTTTCAATCACCACAAGCTTGCTCTTCATTACCAATCTCTATTATTTTGGCTG ACGCTTATGAGAGATTTGCTGTCAAAGCCAAAGATTGTTGGGTCTGGGGAAAACTCAGCTACCAATTCTGCAGTGGGATCAGGACACGATACAGAGAAAAACAAATTATTGGCTTTCGTAAATGATGAAATCTGCAGTTCTATATTGGATATATCTTTCCAGCGATTactgaagaaggaaaaaattaatcCTGGAACCTCGCTTTCTGTTGGGACATTAGAGTTGTGGAGTGATGATTTTGAGGGTAAAGGAGATTTCGGCCAGTACCGTTCGAGGCTG TTGGAGTTGATCCGTTTTGTTGCAGCCGCCAAGCCTATGGTAGCTGCTACTAAAGTTTGTGAGAGAAGTATGGATATTATTAAGAGTCTCTTCCTTGTTCCTTATCCTGCTCAG GAATTGGTTATACTTGAGAGCATGCAACTGGCTTTAGAAAATGTTGTAAACGCAGTGTTTGATGGATCAAGTGAAACTGTAAGGAACAGTTCTGAAGTTCAACAGTCATTGTGCCGAATGTTTGAAG GTCTGCTTCAACAACTTCTTTCTTTGAAATGGACTGAACCGGAGCTTGTAGTAGTTCTCGGGCACTACTTAGATGCACTAGGACCCTTTCTGAAGTATAATCCAGATGTTGTTGGCAGTGTCATTAATAAGTTGTTCGAGCTTCTGACGTCACAACCCTTTGTGGTCAAG GATCCTGCTACAAGTACTTCTCGACATGCGAGATTACAGATTTGCACATCATTCATCCGAATTGCAAAAGCTGCAGACCAGAGCATTTTGCCTCACATGAAA GGAATTGCTGACACTATGGCATTTTTGCAAAAAGAAGGTCGTCTACTTCGTGGGGAGCACAATCTTTTGGGTGAAGCATTCCTTATTATGGCTTCTGCGGCCGG GGTTCAGCAGCAGTTAGAAGTTTTGGCCTGGTTACTTGAACCATTGAGCAAACAGTGGACACAGCTTGACTGGCAAGATGCATATCTCTCTGATCCAACAGGTTTGATTCGACTGTGTGCGGATACACCATTTATGTGGTCCCTTTTCCACACAGTTACATTCTTTGAGAAGGCTCTTAAACGGAGTGGTCTAAGGAAAGGCAATACTAGTATACAAACCATGCCAAAATCTGACAATTTGCACCCAATGGCATCTCATGTCTCGTGGATGCTTCCTCCTCTTCTTAAA CTACTCCGCGCCATACATTCGCTTTGGTCTCCATCTGTTAGTCAAGCATTACCGGGAGAAATAAAAGCTGCAATGGCTATGAGTGATGTTGAAAGGGCCAGTCTTTTCAGAGGAGGTAATGTCAAATTGCCTAAAGGCACTCTAAGTTTTACTGATGGATCTCCTTTAGATATGACTAGAGAAGGTTATGTGGAGCCAAATGAAGCTGATATCCGCAACTGGCTGAAAGGTATCAGAGATagtgg GTACAATGTACTGGGCTTATCAGCAACCATTGGGGATTCTTTGTTCAAATGCTTAGACTCGCAGTCTGTTGCTTTAGCCTTGATGGAGAACATACAACATATGGAGTTCAGGCACTTAAGGCTGCTTGTTCATTTATCCTTGATCCCCTTGATTAAAAATTGCCCTTCAGATATGTGGGAGGCATGGCTGGAAAAGCTCCTGCACCCGTTACTTGTCCATTCTCAGCAAGCTCTTAGCTGTTCGTGGTCTAGTCTCTTACAGGAAGGTAGAGCAAAGGTTCCTGATCTGCATGGTATAGTTGATGGCTCAGACTTGAAAGTGGAAGTAATGGAGGAAAAGCTTCTGCGAGATCTAACTCGTGAGACGTGTTCAATCCTCTCAGTTTTTGCTTCACCTATACTCAATGCTGGACTTCCTTCATTGGAGCCTTCTGGCCATGTGAACCGAGTGGATGAGTCATCCCTTAAAGATTTGGCTGCATTTGCCACAAGCTCCATGGTTGG ATTTGTGTTGATGCATAAAAGCCTAGCACTTCCAGCCTTGCAGATCAGTTTAGAGGCTCTAAGATGGACAGATGGTGAAGCCGTAACTAAAGTTTCTTCATTCTGTGGAGCTGTAATCCTTCTGGCCATTTCAACAACTAATATGGAGCTTCAAGACTTTGTTTGTAAAGATTTGTTCCCTGCTATAATACAAGCTCTGGCTCTGGAGTCAAATGCTTTTATCAGTGCTGATTTAGTTGCGCTTTGTCGTGAAATTTTCATTTATCTTGCTGATAGACACCCAGCACCACGACAG ATTTTACTCTCTCTTCCTTGCATTACATCTCAAGATCTTCTCGCCTTTGAGGAAGCGTTGACCAAGACTGCTAGCCCTAAGGAGCAGAAACAGCACATGAAAAGCTTACTGTTGTTAGCAACAGGAAACAAATTAAAAGCTCTCGCTGCTCAAAAAAGCGTTAATGTCATCACGAATGTTTCAA CAAAACCTCGAAATGTAAGTCCCGCTTTGGAATCCAAGACCGATGAAGGAGATGCTATTGGATTGGCTGGAATCGCGTAA
- the LOC132063567 gene encoding protein HASTY 1 isoform X2, whose protein sequence is MMLRWLPEDITVHNEDLEGDRRRLLLRGLTDSLPEIFPLLYSLLERHFGAALTEAGRQQLEVARQHAAAVTATLNAVNAYAEWAPLLDLAKHGIIHGCGILLSSPDFRLHACEFFKLVSLRKRPTDAAVEFDSAMSNIFQILMKVAGDFLQKSDSGAVIDENEFEFAECICESMVALGSSNLQCIAGDNSVLSFYIQQMLGFFNHHKLALHYQSLLFWLTLMRDLLSKPKIVGSGENSATNSAVGSGHDTEKNKLLAFVNDEICSSILDISFQRLLKKEKINPGTSLSVGTLELWSDDFEGKGDFGQYRSRLLELIRFVAAAKPMVAATKVCERSMDIIKSLFLVPYPAQELVILESMQLALENVVNAVFDGSSETVRNSSEVQQSLCRMFEGLLQQLLSLKWTEPELVVVLGHYLDALGPFLKYNPDVVGSVINKLFELLTSQPFVVKDPATSTSRHARLQICTSFIRIAKAADQSILPHMKGIADTMAFLQKEGRLLRGEHNLLGEAFLIMASAAGVQQQLEVLAWLLEPLSKQWTQLDWQDAYLSDPTGLIRLCADTPFMWSLFHTVTFFEKALKRSGLRKGNTSIQTMPKSDNLHPMASHVSWMLPPLLKLLRAIHSLWSPSVSQALPGEIKAAMAMSDVERASLFRGGNVKLPKGTLSFTDGSPLDMTREGYVEPNEADIRNWLKGIRDSGYNVLGLSATIGDSLFKCLDSQSVALALMENIQHMEFRHLRLLVHLSLIPLIKNCPSDMWEAWLEKLLHPLLVHSQQALSCSWSSLLQEGRAKVPDLHGIVDGSDLKVEVMEEKLLRDLTRETCSILSVFASPILNAGLPSLEPSGHVNRVDESSLKDLAAFATSSMVGFVLMHKSLALPALQISLEALRWTDGEAVTKVSSFCGAVILLAISTTNMELQDFVCKDLFPAIIQALALESNAFISADLVALCREIFIYLADRHPAPRQILLSLPCITSQDLLAFEEALTKTASPKEQKQHMKSLLLLATGNKLKALAAQKSVNVITNVSTKPRNVSPALESKTDEGDAIGLAGIA, encoded by the exons ATGATGCTAAGGTGGCTTCCTGAAGATATAACTGTCCATAATGAAGATTTGGAAG GTGATCGCCGTAGGCTATTATTACGTGGACTTACCGACTCTTTGCCTGAGATTTTTCCCTTACTATACAGT TTACTAGAAAGGCACTTTGGAGCTGCACTAACTGAAGCAGGAAGACAACAATTAGAAGTTGCAAGACAGCATGCAGCAGCTGTAACTGCCACTCTAAATGCTGTTAATGCATATGCTGAATGGGCTCCCTTGCTAGATCTTGCAAAACATGGAATAATACATGG ATGTGGAATCTTGCTCTCCTCTCCGGATTTTCGTCTTCATGCATGCGAGTTCTTCAAGCTTGTCTCCCTGAG GAAAAGACCAACTGATGCTGCTGTTGAATTTGATTCTGCAATGAGTAacatttttcagattttgatGAAAGTTGCTGGAGACTTCTTGCAAAAATCTGACTCTGGTGCAGTCATCGATGAGAACGAATTTGAGTTTGCTGAGTGCATATGTGAGAGCATGGTTGCTCTGGGTTCTTCAAACTTGCAATGTATTGCTGGTGATAATTCAGTTCTATCATTTTACATTCAACAG ATGCTCGGATTTTTCAATCACCACAAGCTTGCTCTTCATTACCAATCTCTATTATTTTGGCTG ACGCTTATGAGAGATTTGCTGTCAAAGCCAAAGATTGTTGGGTCTGGGGAAAACTCAGCTACCAATTCTGCAGTGGGATCAGGACACGATACAGAGAAAAACAAATTATTGGCTTTCGTAAATGATGAAATCTGCAGTTCTATATTGGATATATCTTTCCAGCGATTactgaagaaggaaaaaattaatcCTGGAACCTCGCTTTCTGTTGGGACATTAGAGTTGTGGAGTGATGATTTTGAGGGTAAAGGAGATTTCGGCCAGTACCGTTCGAGGCTG TTGGAGTTGATCCGTTTTGTTGCAGCCGCCAAGCCTATGGTAGCTGCTACTAAAGTTTGTGAGAGAAGTATGGATATTATTAAGAGTCTCTTCCTTGTTCCTTATCCTGCTCAG GAATTGGTTATACTTGAGAGCATGCAACTGGCTTTAGAAAATGTTGTAAACGCAGTGTTTGATGGATCAAGTGAAACTGTAAGGAACAGTTCTGAAGTTCAACAGTCATTGTGCCGAATGTTTGAAG GTCTGCTTCAACAACTTCTTTCTTTGAAATGGACTGAACCGGAGCTTGTAGTAGTTCTCGGGCACTACTTAGATGCACTAGGACCCTTTCTGAAGTATAATCCAGATGTTGTTGGCAGTGTCATTAATAAGTTGTTCGAGCTTCTGACGTCACAACCCTTTGTGGTCAAG GATCCTGCTACAAGTACTTCTCGACATGCGAGATTACAGATTTGCACATCATTCATCCGAATTGCAAAAGCTGCAGACCAGAGCATTTTGCCTCACATGAAA GGAATTGCTGACACTATGGCATTTTTGCAAAAAGAAGGTCGTCTACTTCGTGGGGAGCACAATCTTTTGGGTGAAGCATTCCTTATTATGGCTTCTGCGGCCGG GGTTCAGCAGCAGTTAGAAGTTTTGGCCTGGTTACTTGAACCATTGAGCAAACAGTGGACACAGCTTGACTGGCAAGATGCATATCTCTCTGATCCAACAGGTTTGATTCGACTGTGTGCGGATACACCATTTATGTGGTCCCTTTTCCACACAGTTACATTCTTTGAGAAGGCTCTTAAACGGAGTGGTCTAAGGAAAGGCAATACTAGTATACAAACCATGCCAAAATCTGACAATTTGCACCCAATGGCATCTCATGTCTCGTGGATGCTTCCTCCTCTTCTTAAA CTACTCCGCGCCATACATTCGCTTTGGTCTCCATCTGTTAGTCAAGCATTACCGGGAGAAATAAAAGCTGCAATGGCTATGAGTGATGTTGAAAGGGCCAGTCTTTTCAGAGGAGGTAATGTCAAATTGCCTAAAGGCACTCTAAGTTTTACTGATGGATCTCCTTTAGATATGACTAGAGAAGGTTATGTGGAGCCAAATGAAGCTGATATCCGCAACTGGCTGAAAGGTATCAGAGATagtgg GTACAATGTACTGGGCTTATCAGCAACCATTGGGGATTCTTTGTTCAAATGCTTAGACTCGCAGTCTGTTGCTTTAGCCTTGATGGAGAACATACAACATATGGAGTTCAGGCACTTAAGGCTGCTTGTTCATTTATCCTTGATCCCCTTGATTAAAAATTGCCCTTCAGATATGTGGGAGGCATGGCTGGAAAAGCTCCTGCACCCGTTACTTGTCCATTCTCAGCAAGCTCTTAGCTGTTCGTGGTCTAGTCTCTTACAGGAAGGTAGAGCAAAGGTTCCTGATCTGCATGGTATAGTTGATGGCTCAGACTTGAAAGTGGAAGTAATGGAGGAAAAGCTTCTGCGAGATCTAACTCGTGAGACGTGTTCAATCCTCTCAGTTTTTGCTTCACCTATACTCAATGCTGGACTTCCTTCATTGGAGCCTTCTGGCCATGTGAACCGAGTGGATGAGTCATCCCTTAAAGATTTGGCTGCATTTGCCACAAGCTCCATGGTTGG ATTTGTGTTGATGCATAAAAGCCTAGCACTTCCAGCCTTGCAGATCAGTTTAGAGGCTCTAAGATGGACAGATGGTGAAGCCGTAACTAAAGTTTCTTCATTCTGTGGAGCTGTAATCCTTCTGGCCATTTCAACAACTAATATGGAGCTTCAAGACTTTGTTTGTAAAGATTTGTTCCCTGCTATAATACAAGCTCTGGCTCTGGAGTCAAATGCTTTTATCAGTGCTGATTTAGTTGCGCTTTGTCGTGAAATTTTCATTTATCTTGCTGATAGACACCCAGCACCACGACAG ATTTTACTCTCTCTTCCTTGCATTACATCTCAAGATCTTCTCGCCTTTGAGGAAGCGTTGACCAAGACTGCTAGCCCTAAGGAGCAGAAACAGCACATGAAAAGCTTACTGTTGTTAGCAACAGGAAACAAATTAAAAGCTCTCGCTGCTCAAAAAAGCGTTAATGTCATCACGAATGTTTCAA CAAAACCTCGAAATGTAAGTCCCGCTTTGGAATCCAAGACCGATGAAGGAGATGCTATTGGATTGGCTGGAATCGCGTAA
- the LOC132063568 gene encoding probable serine/threonine-protein kinase At1g54610 yields the protein MGCVLGREVSSGLVQNGREEKREGVNHEKKSKNISVESTETLEVKGDENVTVANEVVEANEGDVTKKDDKAEPDGKPRKEKRRSKPDPRLSNPPKHKHGEQVAAGWPSWLSTHVGEAIDGWLPRRADTFEKIDKIGQGTYSNVYKARDTITGKIVALKKVRFDNLEPESVRFMAREIIILRRLDHPNVIKLEGLVTSRMSCSLYLVFEYMEHDLAGLAASPEIKFTEAQVKCYMHQLLSGLEHCHNRHVLHRDIKGSNLLLDNSGMLRIADFGLATIFDPRHKHQMTSRVVTLWYRPPELLLGATDYSVGIDLWSAGCILAELLAGKPIMPGRTEVEQLHKIYKLCGSPSEEYWKKSKLPNATLFKPREPYKRCIRETFKDFPQSSLPLIDTLLAIDPAERKTATDALLSEFFNTEPYACDPSSLPQYPPTKEMDAKRRDDEARRLRAANKAQGDGAKRVRHRERARAGPAPDANAENQANIDRRRLITHANAKSKSEKFPPPHQDGGLGVPLGASHHIDPSLVPPDVPFSSTSFTYSKEPVQNWSGPLVEPASAGGRRKKHTAGDAKKHSTKKR from the exons ATGGGGTGTGTTTTGGGGCGGGAGGTTTCATCAGGCTTAGTACAGAACGGCAGGGAGGAGAAAAGGGAAGGTGTGAATCATGAGAAGAAGAGTAAGAACATTAGTGTTGAATCCACTGAAACTTTAGAGGTCAAGGGGGATGAAAATGTAACTGTTGCTAATGAAGTTGTGGAAGCCAATGAGGGTGATGTAACTAAGAAGGATGACAAGGCGGAGCCTGACGGAAAACctaggaaagaaaagagaaggtcGAAGCCCGATCCAAGATTAAGTAATCCACCTAAGCATAAACATGGGGAGCAGGTTGCTGCTGGATGGCCTTCCTGGCTCTCTACTCATGTTGGGGAAGCAATTGATGGTTGGCTCCCACGTCGGGCTGACACTTTCGAGAAAATCGATAAG aTTGGCCAAGGGACATACAGTAATGTTTACAAAGCGAGAGACACCATTACCGGTAAAATTGTTGCTCTAAAGAAAGTGCGTTTTGACAACCTAGAACCTGAGAGTGTGAGATTCATGGCTAGAGAAATTATCATTTTGCGACGACTAGATCATCCTAATGTCATCAAATTGGAAGGTTTGGTTACTTCAAGAATGTCATGTAGTTTATACCTGGTATTTGAGTACATGGAGCATGATTTGGCTGGACTTGCTGCAAGTCCAGAGATCAAGTTTACGGAAGCACAG GTTAAATGCTACATGCATCAGCTATTATCTGGCCTAGAGCATTGTCACAATCGTCATGTGCTCCATCGCGATATTAAGGGGTCAAATCTTCTTCTTGACAATTCTGGCATGCTCAGAATTGCGGATTTTGGACTGGCTACAATTTTTGATCCTCGTCATAAGCATCAAATGACTAGTCGAGTGGTTACTCTATGGTATAGACCACCAGAGTTGCTTCTAGGTGCTACTGATTATAGTGTAGGTATTGATTTATGGAGTGCAGGTTGCATCTTAGCTGAGTTGTTGGCTGGAAAACCTATTATGCCGGGTCGGACAGAG GTAGAGCAACTGCATAAGATATATAAACTATGTGGCTCGCCATCAGAGGAGTACTGGAAGAAGTCCAAGTTGCCGAATGCAACACTATTCAAGCCCCGAGAACCCTACAAACGATGCATTAGGGAGACTTTTAAAGATTTTCCTCAGTCTTCACTTCCACTGATTGATACACTACTTGCAATTGATCCAGCAGAGCGCAAGACGGCAACTGATGCATTACTAAGTGAA TTTTTCAATACAGAGCCATATGCTTGTGATCCCTCTAGTCTTCCACAGTATCCTCCGACCAAAGAAATGGATGCCAAACGGCGGGATGATGAAGCTAGACG GCTAAGAGCGGCTAATAAAGCTCAAGGAGATGGTGCTAAGAGAGTACGCCATCGTGAACGGGCCCGTGCAGGCCCTGCTCCAGATGCCAATGCAGAGAATCAAGCTAATATTGAT CGGCGGCGCCTAATCACACATGCAAATGCAAAGAGCAAGAGTGAGAAGTTTCCCCCACCACACCAGGATGGAGGACTTGGTGTTCCCTTGGGTGCTTCACATCACATTGATCCGTCTCTTGTCCCTCCTGATGTGCCATTCAGTTCAACctcattcacatattcaaaagaACCTGTACAGAATTGGTCAGGTCCTCTAGTTGAGCCTGCATCAGCTGGTGGAAGGCGGAAGAAGCATACTGCGGGTGATGCCAAAAAGCATTCGACAAAGAAAAGATGA